One window of Marmota flaviventris isolate mMarFla1 chromosome 5, mMarFla1.hap1, whole genome shotgun sequence genomic DNA carries:
- the LOC114095000 gene encoding granzyme A has product MRNSRTFLASSLSIVIFLLLISEDGCVRIIGGNEVTPHSRPYMVLLKLDKSNICAGSLIARNWVLTAAHCILSKRSQVILGAHSITKHETEKQIMSVKKEFPYPCYDKYTHEGDLKLLQLKKRAKINKNVAILQLPERGDDVKPGTVCRVAGWGMVHNESPPSDTLREVNITIIDRKICNDKDHYDFKPVIGLNMVCAGSPRGGKDSCNGDSGSPLLCEGIFRGTTAFGLQGRCGAPQGPGIYTLLSEKHLNWIMKTVKGEV; this is encoded by the exons ATGAGGAACTCCCGTACATTTCTCGCATCTTCTCTCTCAATTGTCATTTTTCTCCTGCTAATTTCTGAAG ATGGCTGTGTAAGAATTATTGGAGGAAATGAAGTAACTCCTCATTCGAGACCCTACATGGTCTTACTTAAACTTGACAAAAGCAACATCTGTGCTGGCTCTTTGATTGCAAGAAACTGGGTGTTGACTGCAGCCCACTGTATCCT GAGCAAAAGATCTCAGGTCATTCTTGGGGCTCACTCAATTACCAAGCATGAGACAGAAAAACAGATAATGTCTGTCAAGAAAGAGTTTCCCTACCCATGCTATGATAAATACACACATGAAGGTGATCTTAAACTTCTACAG CTGAAGAAACgtgcaaaaattaataaaaatgtggcTATCCTTCAACTACCTGAAAGGGGGGACGATGTGAAACCAGGAACTGTGTGTCGAGTTGCAGGGTGGGGCATGGTTCACAATGAGTCACCTCCATCAGATACTTTGAGAGAAGTCAATATTACCATCATAGACAGAAAAATCTGCAATGATAAAGATCACTATGATTTTAAACCTGTGATTGGACTGAACATGGTTTGTGCTGGAAGCCCCCGTGGTGGAAAAGATTCATGCAAT GGAGATTCTGGAAGCCCTTTGCTATGCGAGGGCATTTTCAGAGGCACCACTGCCTTTGGCCTTCAAGGGAGATGTGGAGCCCCTCAAGGGCCTGGCATCTACACTCTCCTCTCAGAGAAACACCTCAACTGGATAATGAAGACTGTGAAGGGAGAAGTTTAG